The following proteins are co-located in the Hevea brasiliensis isolate MT/VB/25A 57/8 chromosome 11, ASM3005281v1, whole genome shotgun sequence genome:
- the LOC110663080 gene encoding probable indole-3-pyruvate monooxygenase YUCCA4: MGYCKEQEQQQENMLKQVWVHGPIIIGAGPSGLAAAACLSQHGVPSLILEKTDCIASLWQQRTYDRLKLHLPKRFCELPLLGFPDNFPKYPTKHQFISYMESYALHFSIQPKFKQAVQKAEFDNVTGFWRVQTQDQEYISRWLIAATGENAEPLIPEIVGMEKFNGPIIHTSVYKSGSEFKNQRVLVVGCGNSGMEVSLDLCRYNAIPHMVVRKNVHVLPREMFGMSTFGIAMALLKWFPLKLVDKFLLLVANFTLGNTDQLGLRRPKTGPIELKNVTGKTPVLDVGALSQIRSGKIKVVEGVKEITRNGVKFMDGQDKEFDSIILATGYKSNVPTWLKGCDLFTKDGMPKTPFPDGWKGENGLYTVGFTRRGLLGTASDAVKIGQHIAEQWRTNKDCNKSCNSHVIQLGKS, encoded by the exons ATGGGTTATTGTAAAGAACAAGAACAACAACAAGAAAATATGTTGAAGCAAGTGTGGGTTCATGGACCTATCATAATAGGTGCTGGACCATCTGGTTTAGCTGCTGCGGCTTGCCTCTCTCAACATGGTGTTCCTTCTTTGATTCTTGAGAAAACCGACTGTATAGCTTCTCTTTGGCAACAAAGAACATATGATCGCCTCAAACTTCACCTTCCCAAACGCTTCTGTGAACTTCCACTTCTTGGTTTTCCTGATAACTTCCCAAAGTACCCTACAAAGCATCAATTCATCTCCTACATGGAATCCTATGCTCTACACTTCTCAATCCAACCCAAGTTCAAGCAAGCCGTTCAAAAAGCTGAATTTGACAACGTTACTGGGTTTTGGAGGGTACAAACCCAAGATCAAGAATACATTTCCCGTTGGCTTATTGCGGCCACTGGTGAGAATGCTGAGCCTTTAATACCAGAGATTGTTGGGATGGAGAAGTTCAATGGTCCTATTATACATACCAGCGTTTACAAGTCTGGTTCTGAGTTCAAGAACCAGAGGGTCTTAGTTGTGGGCTGTGGCAATTCTGGCATGGAAGTAAGCTTGGACCTCTGTAGATACAATGCAATCCCACACATGGTTGTTAGGAAAAAC GTGCATGTACTACCTAGAGAAATGTTTGGCATGTCAACGTTTGGAATAGCCATGGCACTTTTAAAGTGGTTCCCTCTAAAACTAGTTGACAAGTTCCTATTACTAGTGGCTAATTTCACCTTAGGCAACACTGACCAATTAGGCCTCCGGCGACCGAAAACCGGCCCAATCGAGCTCAAAAATGTCACAGGAAAGACTCCGGTACTCGACGTGGGTGCATTGTCTCAAATAAGATCAGGCAAAATTAAG GTGGTGGAAGGAGTTAAAGAGATAACAAGAAATGGAGTAAAATTTATGGATGGACAAGACAAGGAGTTTGATTCTATAATCCTCGCAACTGGGTACAAAAGCAACGTGCCTACTTGGCTCAAG GGATGTGATCTTTTCACCAAGGATGGTATGCCCAAAACGCCATTTCCTGACGGATGGAAGGGAGAGAATGGATTATACACAGTTGGATTCACTAGGAGAGGGCTCTTGGGAACGGCTTCTGACGCTGTTAAAATTGGACAACACATAGCTGAGCAATGGAGGACAAACAAGGACTGCAACAAATCTTGTAATTCCCATGTTATCCAACTTGGAAAATCATAG